Proteins co-encoded in one Marinobacter qingdaonensis genomic window:
- a CDS encoding twin-arginine translocation signal domain-containing protein, with protein sequence MDHPKHENSRRRFLRLAAAAAPAAVAVAVAPNAAAEVAKPDAPKSRGLRDTEHTRKYFESARF encoded by the coding sequence ATGGACCACCCAAAGCATGAAAACAGTCGTCGCCGTTTCCTGCGACTGGCCGCTGCTGCCGCACCCGCTGCGGTAGCCGTCGCCGTTGCACCAAACGCCGCAGCCGAGGTCGCTAAACCAGATGCACCGAAAAGCCGCGGGCTCCGTGACACTGAGCACACACGTAAGTACTTCGAATCGGCTCGCTTTTGA
- a CDS encoding 4Fe-4S binding protein, producing the protein MREPKTLLLCSCDKTQSFDAEALKAAAGAEQVIPVDQLCGQDMAVAAEHLSGKSEVLIACGQQAALFERLREDVEAEIQHAAPLHTIDIRDRAGWSSPNANPDRLRAKQAALLAAAQLPSPMAPVKSIHSNGVCCIVGPTEQAIRMAELVQDELGVTCVVSDAGVIQLPSAGYDLARGQLTSARGALGNFTLEFAQLQTLNPAGRGELGYGAVKATAQSECDIFIDLRGGEPAFPSHQKRNGYFWADPNKSGELERIAVTARDRVGEFEKTVYFHLETSLCAHSRANQTGCTRCLDVCPTEAIFSAGDSIQIDSDICAGCGSCAAVCPTSAVTMNETPFEAITKAAEVMAKVYREQIHESPRLVFHTLGAGGDAIAHLARYGNGLADDLIPLGLEHVDRIGHAELLAALGAGYAEVLILADNDTDREAVGAEVELTRAMVAGAHHSPTRVRIISADELGAEGDNAGRVSEPVLLVGGRRDITRVTVAAMADKVDAPIPLPVGAPYGAIEIDSDKCTLCLACVSLCPTGALTDHPDRPEVQFTENACVQCGVCESTCPETAITLKPQLDLSKDALSARTLHGEEPFECISCGKPFGVASTINRIVEKLENQHWMYTKTDNVQLIKMCDDCRVKAQFHGDNAPMAGGERPRVRTSDDYLDS; encoded by the coding sequence ATGAGAGAACCCAAGACGCTTCTGCTGTGCAGTTGCGACAAGACCCAATCCTTTGATGCCGAGGCCTTGAAAGCGGCGGCGGGTGCCGAACAGGTGATTCCGGTGGATCAGCTGTGCGGCCAGGATATGGCCGTTGCCGCGGAACACCTTAGTGGCAAGAGCGAAGTATTGATTGCCTGCGGCCAGCAGGCTGCGCTGTTTGAGCGGCTTCGGGAAGATGTGGAAGCCGAAATTCAGCACGCTGCCCCTCTGCATACCATCGATATACGAGACCGCGCGGGCTGGAGTTCGCCCAACGCCAACCCGGACCGCCTGCGTGCGAAACAGGCGGCGCTGCTGGCCGCGGCCCAGTTGCCGTCGCCCATGGCGCCGGTCAAGAGCATCCACTCCAACGGGGTGTGCTGCATTGTCGGCCCTACCGAACAGGCCATCCGCATGGCCGAGCTGGTGCAGGACGAACTCGGTGTCACCTGCGTAGTGAGCGATGCCGGTGTGATCCAGCTGCCCTCCGCCGGGTACGACCTGGCGCGCGGCCAGTTGACCTCGGCCCGAGGCGCGCTGGGCAATTTCACCCTGGAGTTTGCCCAGCTCCAGACCCTGAACCCGGCCGGTCGCGGCGAGCTCGGCTACGGCGCGGTGAAAGCCACCGCCCAGAGTGAGTGCGACATCTTCATCGACCTGCGCGGCGGCGAACCGGCCTTTCCCAGCCACCAGAAGCGCAATGGCTATTTCTGGGCCGATCCCAACAAGAGCGGGGAGCTGGAGCGCATTGCCGTCACCGCCCGGGACCGGGTCGGCGAGTTTGAAAAGACCGTGTACTTCCACCTGGAAACCTCCTTGTGCGCCCACTCCCGGGCCAACCAGACCGGCTGTACGCGCTGCCTCGATGTGTGCCCGACCGAGGCGATTTTCTCCGCCGGCGATTCCATCCAGATCGATTCGGACATCTGTGCCGGCTGCGGTTCCTGCGCGGCGGTGTGCCCGACCTCCGCGGTGACCATGAATGAAACCCCGTTCGAGGCGATCACCAAGGCCGCCGAGGTGATGGCCAAGGTGTATCGGGAGCAGATCCACGAGTCCCCGCGCCTGGTATTCCACACCCTGGGAGCCGGTGGTGATGCCATCGCCCATCTGGCCCGCTATGGCAATGGTCTGGCGGACGACCTGATTCCCCTGGGGCTGGAACATGTGGACCGGATCGGTCACGCCGAGCTGCTGGCGGCCCTGGGCGCCGGTTACGCCGAAGTGCTGATCCTGGCGGACAACGACACTGATCGCGAGGCGGTCGGCGCCGAGGTGGAATTGACCCGGGCCATGGTCGCCGGTGCCCATCACTCACCCACACGGGTTCGCATTATCAGTGCCGATGAGTTGGGCGCCGAAGGCGACAACGCCGGCCGGGTCAGTGAGCCGGTGCTGCTGGTGGGCGGCCGTCGCGACATCACCCGGGTGACCGTGGCTGCCATGGCGGATAAGGTGGACGCCCCCATCCCGCTGCCGGTCGGCGCCCCCTATGGCGCCATCGAAATCGATTCGGACAAGTGCACCCTGTGCCTGGCCTGTGTCTCATTGTGCCCGACCGGTGCCCTGACCGATCATCCGGACCGGCCGGAGGTGCAGTTCACCGAGAACGCCTGCGTCCAGTGTGGCGTGTGCGAAAGCACCTGCCCGGAAACGGCCATCACCCTGAAACCGCAGCTGGACCTCTCCAAGGACGCGCTCAGTGCCCGGACCCTGCACGGGGAGGAGCCGTTCGAATGCATCAGTTGTGGCAAGCCCTTCGGCGTGGCCAGCACCATCAATCGGATTGTGGAAAAGCTGGAGAATCAGCACTGGATGTACACCAAGACCGACAACGTGCAGCTCATCAAGATGTGCGACGACTGTCGGGTCAAAGCCCAGTTTCACGGTGACAATGCCCCCATGGCTGGCGGCGAGCGCCCACGGGTGCGCACCAGTGACGACTATCTGGACAGTTAA
- a CDS encoding TorD/DmsD family molecular chaperone: MTNTAEAQCPRSICEEDRARAQMYQLLGVLLGNPPSADLLQGLTSLTGDDTPIGSASKNLAALAERTKPADVEREYNNLFVGLGRGELLPYASYYLTGFLNERPLAELRTDLMARGIKANESVKEPEDHMGTLCEIMAGIITGEFACDSDLSSQKAFFDAHLAKWAELFFTDLEQAQAAVFYAPVGSLGRAFMAVEADAFAIQ, encoded by the coding sequence GTGACCAACACTGCTGAAGCGCAGTGCCCGCGCTCGATCTGCGAAGAAGATCGGGCGCGCGCGCAGATGTATCAGTTGCTGGGCGTCCTGCTCGGCAACCCGCCATCGGCCGACCTGCTTCAGGGACTTACCTCCCTGACCGGTGACGACACGCCGATAGGCTCTGCCTCGAAAAATCTGGCCGCCCTCGCCGAGCGCACCAAGCCGGCCGATGTCGAACGGGAATACAACAACCTGTTCGTTGGCCTTGGCCGCGGCGAGCTGCTGCCCTACGCCAGCTATTACCTCACCGGTTTCCTGAACGAACGCCCCCTGGCGGAGCTGCGCACCGACCTGATGGCGCGCGGCATCAAAGCGAACGAGAGCGTGAAAGAGCCGGAAGACCACATGGGCACCCTGTGTGAAATCATGGCCGGCATCATCACGGGTGAGTTCGCTTGCGACAGCGACCTGAGCTCGCAAAAAGCCTTCTTTGACGCTCACCTTGCCAAGTGGGCGGAGTTGTTTTTCACCGATTTGGAACAAGCGCAGGCCGCGGTTTTCTACGCGCCGGTGGGCTCCCTTGGGCGAGCCTTCATGGCGGTGGAAGCCGATGCGTTTGCGATTCAATAG
- a CDS encoding DUF3305 domain-containing protein has protein sequence MSSRTESWKRELPVGAVVRRTPGVTRWAREVWKPVAVIPGAPDAFWKELVRDGEVVDYHAATVTMELFRADVEGYLVSLNMTVPSVWIIMDRDESRKSPSGWFVSAITASAFEAQGALDSGESIVEPVPVPESLAAWIKEFVDLHYIEEPFKKRRRDKHRTDQIEDGKGDARISQESDVFRAPSNSRKPRVH, from the coding sequence ATGAGCAGTCGTACTGAGAGTTGGAAGCGCGAGTTACCAGTCGGTGCTGTCGTGCGTCGCACCCCCGGGGTCACCCGCTGGGCTCGAGAAGTCTGGAAGCCGGTCGCGGTGATTCCAGGCGCCCCGGACGCCTTCTGGAAAGAGCTGGTGCGTGACGGCGAGGTGGTGGACTATCACGCCGCCACCGTGACCATGGAGCTGTTTCGCGCCGACGTCGAAGGCTATCTGGTTTCCCTGAACATGACGGTTCCGTCGGTCTGGATCATCATGGACCGCGACGAGAGCCGCAAATCCCCCTCCGGCTGGTTTGTCAGCGCCATTACCGCCAGCGCCTTCGAGGCCCAGGGCGCGCTCGACAGCGGCGAAAGCATCGTTGAACCAGTCCCTGTGCCCGAGTCCCTGGCCGCCTGGATCAAGGAATTCGTCGACCTGCATTACATCGAAGAGCCGTTCAAGAAACGTCGCCGGGACAAACACCGCACTGACCAGATTGAAGACGGCAAAGGCGATGCCCGCATCAGCCAGGAAAGCGACGTGTTCCGCGCCCCCTCGAACAGCCGGAAACCGAGGGTGCACTGA
- a CDS encoding DUF3306 domain-containing protein translates to MTESRWQRWSRKKTEARKDVEPTPPPVVDTEPAPEAQELAINEALPEQEVLAKYNLPDPDTIQMGTDITGFMGKEIPELLRRKALRSLWKSNPVLAVLDGLNDYDEDFTDAAPGVKGAKTLYQVGKGLIDKTARQEQDAGKNDTATEQATAAADRPEPGSAQHAEAAVPDVPDELDAKVRTEPQVADTEPQPEPKYRPRMRFD, encoded by the coding sequence ATGACCGAGTCTCGCTGGCAGCGCTGGTCGCGCAAGAAAACCGAAGCCCGGAAAGACGTCGAGCCCACTCCGCCGCCCGTGGTGGACACGGAACCGGCGCCCGAGGCGCAGGAACTGGCCATCAACGAGGCCCTGCCCGAGCAGGAAGTGTTGGCGAAGTACAACCTGCCCGACCCGGACACCATCCAAATGGGCACTGACATTACCGGCTTCATGGGCAAAGAAATTCCCGAACTACTGCGCCGAAAGGCCCTGCGCTCCCTGTGGAAATCCAATCCGGTGTTGGCGGTGCTCGATGGGCTCAACGACTACGACGAGGACTTCACCGACGCCGCGCCCGGGGTTAAAGGGGCGAAGACGCTGTACCAGGTGGGCAAAGGGCTGATCGACAAAACCGCCCGACAAGAACAGGACGCTGGCAAAAACGACACGGCCACGGAACAGGCTACGGCTGCCGCCGACCGTCCGGAACCGGGGTCGGCCCAGCATGCCGAGGCTGCTGTGCCCGATGTGCCCGATGAGCTCGATGCAAAAGTGCGAACCGAGCCTCAGGTTGCCGACACCGAACCACAGCCGGAACCGAAATACCGGCCGAGGATGCGATTCGACTGA